The genomic interval ATTTTGTGGCCCGGACGGACGATTTCCAGGAGCTGGTGGCCGATATCGCCATGCAGGTTGCCGCTGCGCGCCCCCTTTATGTGCGCCGCGACGAAGTGACTGCCGTTCATCTCGAGAAGGAGAGGGAGATCTACAAGGCCCAGGCTCTCGAATCGGGCAAGCCCGAAAAAGTTGTGGACAAGATCGTTGAGGGCAAGGTGGAGAAGTACTTCCAGGAGATCTGCCTTGAGGAACAGGAGTTTATCCGGGAGAAAGGCACCAGGATCCTGGATCACGTCAAATCGGTGGCCGGAAAGCTGGGTGAGAACGTCCGGATCAACCGTTTTGCCCGGTTCGAGGTGGGTGAGGGGCAGGAGAAAGCTCCTGCCTGCTAACGCTGAGCATAGCGCTAAGAGATAAGAGCCAGGTTCTCCTTTTCATTCATAGTTGCCGGTACCTGGTTCTAACCTCCGGGGGTTTCATGGGTAAATCACCCAGGTACAAACGTATCCTCCTCAAGATCAGCGGCGAGGCCCTGTTAGGGACCGAGCCCTTCGGTCTTGACATGGAGACGGTCAACGTTATCGCCTCGGAGGTCGCCGAGATCCATGCGCTGGGTGTCGAAGTCGCGGTCGTCATCGGGGGAGGGAACATCTTCCGGGGCGCGCGCAACAGCGGCACTGCCATCGAGAGGGCCACCGGTGATTACATGGGCATGCTTGCCACCGTGATCAACGCCCTGGCCGTCCAGAGCACTCTCGAAAAATCGGGCATGCCGACCCGGGTCCAGTCAGCTATTTCCATGAGCCAGGTGGCCGAACCGTACATTCGCAGAAAGGCGATCAGGCACCTCGAAAAGGGCCGGATCGTCATCTTCGCGGCGGGTACGGGCAACCCCTTTTTCACTACCGATACGGCCGCGGCCTTGAGGGCCATGGAGATCGGCGCCGACGTCCTCATGAAGGCCACCCGGGTGGACGGTGTTTATACCGACGACCCCGAGACCAACCCGAAAGCGGAGAAGTTCGATGAGCTGACCTACCGGGAGGTCATGGATCGGGGGCTGAAGGTGATGGACGCTACGGCGATCGCCCTGTGCATGGACAATAATATGTCCATCATGGTATTCAACCTCAACAACCGGGGTAACATGGTGAGGGCCGTCATGGGGGAAAAGGTGGGGACGGTCGTAACCGGGGAGGTGTAGTGGAAATGCTGTCGGAACTCTACCAGGAAACCGAAAAAAAGATGGCAAAGACCATCGAATCCCTGGGAAGGGAGCTGGGCACCATCCGCACGGGACGGGCGTCCCTTTCGATCTTCGAGGGGATCACGGTGGAGTACTACGGTTCCCAGTCCCCCCTCAACCAGGTCGCCACACTTTCGATCCCCGAGAGCCGGCTCATCGTCATACAGCCCTGGGATCCCTCGGTCATCAAGGATATCGAGAAGGCCATCATGCGTTCGGATCTGGGCCTGACGCCCAACAACGACGGAAAGGTCATAAGGCTCCCCATCCCTCAACTCACGGAGGAGAGGCGGATCCAGCTGGTCAAGGTCGTCAAGAGGAACGGTGAGGACGCCAAGATCGCCATCCGCAACTGCCGGCGGGACTCCATCTCCGACGCCAAGGATTTCGAGAAGGAGAAGGCCATCTCCGAGGACGACCTTCACCGGGCCCAGGAAGAGATCCAGTCCATCACCGACCGATTTATCGAGAAGGTGGACGAACTCATCGAGAAGAAAGAGAAAGAGGTTCTCGAGGTCTGAGTTCGTGCCCCACCTGCC from bacterium carries:
- the tsf gene encoding translation elongation factor Ts — protein: MSISASLVKELREKTGAGFMDCKEALKECDGDSDKAVDYLRKKGLSAASKRAGRAASEGVVGSYIHMGGKIGVIVEVNCETDFVARTDDFQELVADIAMQVAAARPLYVRRDEVTAVHLEKEREIYKAQALESGKPEKVVDKIVEGKVEKYFQEICLEEQEFIREKGTRILDHVKSVAGKLGENVRINRFARFEVGEGQEKAPAC
- the pyrH gene encoding UMP kinase, whose protein sequence is MGKSPRYKRILLKISGEALLGTEPFGLDMETVNVIASEVAEIHALGVEVAVVIGGGNIFRGARNSGTAIERATGDYMGMLATVINALAVQSTLEKSGMPTRVQSAISMSQVAEPYIRRKAIRHLEKGRIVIFAAGTGNPFFTTDTAAALRAMEIGADVLMKATRVDGVYTDDPETNPKAEKFDELTYREVMDRGLKVMDATAIALCMDNNMSIMVFNLNNRGNMVRAVMGEKVGTVVTGEV
- the frr gene encoding ribosome recycling factor is translated as MLSELYQETEKKMAKTIESLGRELGTIRTGRASLSIFEGITVEYYGSQSPLNQVATLSIPESRLIVIQPWDPSVIKDIEKAIMRSDLGLTPNNDGKVIRLPIPQLTEERRIQLVKVVKRNGEDAKIAIRNCRRDSISDAKDFEKEKAISEDDLHRAQEEIQSITDRFIEKVDELIEKKEKEVLEV